In Lagopus muta isolate bLagMut1 chromosome 6, bLagMut1 primary, whole genome shotgun sequence, one DNA window encodes the following:
- the MIA2 gene encoding melanoma inhibitory activity protein 2 isoform X1 yields the protein MSRIVDPRIFLLVLSFLTSLRSTKVLSEWKKCGDWECETAMSRVQAITDYLGPDCRYLSFKAGEEIIVYSKLSRKNENLWIGSKGKDFGYFPKDAVKVEEVLIAEEIEVLTKETDFLCLDGDEYVFESEDSALHHQNKESEHSSPDAESELQENELLNQTEDFFPNEETIESVFENGSKESQSQESANKELVSENENRNEDAEQSELPNSLPLEPIPTQSSWVVSDIAGWFTTRSENDEETLKAITEPSEENSYQGRKIAVTTDNDLEEPHDKEEQEPTASGWLQGGLKDFLYFGKENVNVGLVPENDVQVHEVSRVDTHSYDEHDTAITELSTEKEQNSESRESTSNWFSLGLSNVLNFGQAEKNTDAMEDHESKEREDEASKNEEIQTLNQQESDTDKESNETVKGVLDEADESYAPEVTDSNSNMPNAGEMTANPNDTKNTSSSTGLSLDKLICDGEDPVDPCSSEQDVVSVSQLLKNTEDRDPESERNYGQPGVGSKRRLLEEKPEDKYEMDAPIDREQRSEETVIPSVNSEEKMPSLAADFQHDGEKPFSDNIFQIQNYIPDNDVGWINQILLCLSAFEMGELVKSVFSAITSPVKEAVASLPEDMRPGPDLYGFPWELVIAVSIAGAFTIFLFLYRSYQSVRSRLYVGREKQLADKIAELVEEKCKILEKLSLSKKELEDLELSLKDDNIMKESDASLFEETHEKLNKSNLELNQEIENLEKELEEEKSKQSENDKLVAEIQERLESLEKEAKSVQSQVAEAKSTLKVYQINTERLKTSLQDAIDENHQLQESEKQLLQEAEGWGERFSELNEQTKMFESSKADIEEVLKDKESQVKSLTQYLLKMKDWSSAVRDDDDAEDNHWDTDLKGETENGEHLDDQQKRTIKKLIYAAKLNACLKTMETERDQMYSKLSDESKAKGELTERIENLQSEQVSLQSENERLESEVQKLQQKLKVMTELYQENEMKLHRKLTVEERERLQKEEKLSKVDEKITHAAEELNSYRQRAKDLEEELERTIRSYQNQITSHEKKAHDNWLTARAAERQLNDIRKENAHNRQKLTEAEFKLDLLEKDPYALDVPVRPFREHSPYGPSPMGRPSSETRAFLSPPTLLEGPLRLSPMLPGAGGGRGSRGPGSTVMYEGSNERGDMSSDRLTDPHRPPSDTGSLSPPWDRERRIILPPSGEPYTDSVLPPRRQERFFPNPPNTGRLSGPAELRTYSMQSFEKTDGQTSSENSPLTEPTGNEMKDHSNLSNSLPDQLLASESEAVSSGFAPPPFPPVRPPMMPMDPRGPFMRRPPFPPPPPAGIYGPRECFPVRDMGLPRPPLPMRNPFPMRSFPHYPPQRPEFLRPPPPPENRIESPQSNTSATEQPEPQQET from the exons gaaactGATTTCCTTTGTCTTGATGGAGACGAGTATGTTTTTGAAAGCGAAGATAGTGCATTACATCATCAGAACAAAGAAAGTGAACATTCATCACCTGATGCAGAATCAGAGCTGCAAGAAAATGAACTCTTAAATCAGACAGAAGACTTTTTCCCAAATGAAGAAACAATTGAATCAGTTTTTGAAAATGGCTCCAAAGAATCTCAGAGTCAGGAGTCTGCAAACAAAGAATTGGTTagtgaaaatgagaacagaaatgaagatgctgaacagtCAGAACTCCCAAACAGTCTCCCATTGGAACCCATTCCAACTCAGTCTAGTTGGGTGGTTTCTGATATTGCAGGGTGGTTCACCACAAGAAGTGAAAATGATGAAGAGACCTTAAAAGCCATTACTGAACCGTCAGAAGAAAATAGTTACCAAGGCAGAAAAATAGCAGTAACTACTGACAATGACTTAGAGGAGCCACATGACAAGGAGGAACAAGAGCCCACTGCATCTGGTTGGCTTCAGGGTGGACTGAaggattttctgtattttggtaAAGAGAACGTGAATGTTGGTTTGGTACCAGAAAATGATGTACAAGTCCATGAAGTTTCTAGGGTGGATACTCACTCCTACGATGAACATGACACAGCAATCACAGAGTTATcgacagaaaaagaacaaaatagtgAGAGTCGAGAATCCACATCAAATTGGTTTAGTTTGGGTTTAAGCAATGTTCTAAATTTTGGGCAGgctgagaaaaatacagatgctATGGAAGAccatgaaagcaaagaaagagaagacGAAGCAAGtaagaatgaagaaatacagactTTAAACCAGCAAGAATCAGACACAGACAAAGAATCAAATGAGACAGTCAAAGGAGTGTTAGATGAAGCAGATGAGAGTTATGCACCAGAAGTAACAGATTCAAACAGCAACATGCCAAATGCTGGGGAGATGACAGCAAATCCTAATGATACCAAAAATACCTCAAGCAGCACAGGATTATCTCTTGATAAACTCATATGTGATGGAGAAGATCCAGTTGATCCCTGTAGTTCAGAACAAGATGTGGTATCAGTAAGTCAACTGctaaaaaacactgaagatagAGATCCAGAGTCAGAAAGGAACTACGGCCAGCCAG GAGTAGGTAGTAAAAGAAGGCTGCTGGAAGAAAAGCCGGAGGATAAATATGAAATGGATGCACCTATTGACAGGGAGCAACGTTCAGAAGAAACAGTGATCCCTTCagtaaattctgaagaaaaaatgccaaGCTTAGCAGCTGATTTTCAACATGATGGTGAAAAGCCTTTCTCAGATAACATTTTCCAAATTCAGAACTACATTCCAGATAATG ATGTAGGCTGGATAAATCAGATACTTCTGTGCCTGAGTGCTTTTGAGATGGGGGAACTGGTAAAGTCTGTTTTTTCAGCAATTACGAGTCCTGTCAAAGAG gctgTGGCATCACTGCCTGAAGACATGAGACCAGGACCTGATCTCTATGGTTTCCCTTGGGAACTAGTGATTGCTGTCAGCATCGCTGGAGCCTTTACAATTTTCCTGTTCCTATATAGAAGTTATCAGTCA gttaGAAGTCGACTTTATGTAG GAAGGGAAAAACAGCTTGCCGATAAAATTGCTGAACTAGTTGAAGAGAAGTGCAAAATTCTTGAGAAACTCAGCCTTAGCAAAAAAGAG ttggaagaTTTAGAATTGTCTCTAAAGGATGACAACATTATGAAAGAATCAGATGCGTCTCTttttgag GAAAcacatgaaaaactgaacaaatcAAACTTGGAACTCAACCAAGAAATAGAGAATCTGGAAAAggaactggaagaagaaaaatccaagCAATCAGAAAATGATAAATTG gtGGCTGAAATTCAGGAAAGACTGGAATCTTtggagaaagaagcaaaatctgTCCAATCCCAAGTTGCTGAG gcCAAGTCCACCCTAAAAGTATATCAGATTAATACAGAGAGACTCAAGACATCTCTTCAAGATGCCATAGATGAAAACCACCAGCTTCAGGAGAGTGAGAAGCAG CTTTTACAAGAAGCCGAAGGATGGGGTGAACGATTTAGTGAACTAAATGAACAAACTAAGATGTTTGAATCTTCTAAAGCAGATATAGAAGAAGTATTGAAAGATAAAGAGAGTCAAGTCAAG TCACTGACACAGTACTTGTTAAAGATGAAAGACTGGAGTTCAGCAGTCAGAGATGACGATGATGCTGAAGATAACCACTGGGACACTGATTTAAAGggtgaaacagaaaatggagagcATTTAG ATGATCAGCAAAAACGAACCATAAAGAAATTGATCTATGCTGCAAAG TTAAATGCTTGCTTAAAGACCATGGAAACAGAAAGAGATCAAATGTATTCAAAATTGTCTGATGAAAGTAAAGCTAAGGGAGAACTAACAG AGCGTATAGAAAACCTCCAAAGTGAACAGGTTTCCTTACAATCTGAAAATGAACGATTGGAAAGTGAAGTTCAAAAGCTTCAGCAGAAACTTAAAGTTATGACTGAGCTttatcaagaaaatgaaatgaaactacACAG aaaactgaCAGTAGAAGAGAGAGAACGcctacaaaaagaagaaaagctttctaaaGTAGATGAAAAAATTACTCATGCTGCTGAAGAACTAAACAGCTACAG ACAGAGAGCAAAAGATCTGGAAGAAGAGCTAGAACGAACCATTCGCTCTTATCAGAATCAG attaCCTCACATGAGAAGAAAGCTCATGATAATTGG CTGACAGCTCGTGCAGCTGAAAGACAACTCAATGatataagaaaagaaaacgCTCATAACAGACAAAA ATTAACTGAAGCAGAATTTAAACTTGACCTTTTAGAAAAAGATCCTTATGCTCTTGATGTTCCAGTTAGACCATTCAGAG AGCATTCCCCATATGGACCCTCACCAATGGGCCGGCCTTCATCTGAAACaagagcttttctttcccctccaaCTTTATTGGAGGGTCCTTTAAGGCTTTCACCTATGCTTCCaggtgcaggaggaggaagag GATCTAGAGGACCAGGATCGACTGTCATGTATGAAGGCAGCAATGAACGAGGAGACATGAGTTCTGATAGATTAACTGATCCCCACAGACCACCATCAGATACTGGATCCCTGTCTCCTCCCTGGGACAGAGAACGCAGAATAATTCTGCCTCCATCAG GTGAGCCTTATACTGATTCAGTTCTTCCTCCTCGAAGACAAGAAAGATTTTTCCCTAATCCTCCAAATACTGGAAGACTTTCTGGACCAGCAGAGCTGCGGACTTACAGTATGCAGTCTTTTGAGAAGACAG ATGGGCAAACATCTTCAGAAAATAGCCCGCTAACAGAACCAACTGGAAATGAGATGAAAGATCATTCTAATCTTAGC AACTCTCTCCCTGATCAGCTGCTGGCATCTGAAAGTGAAGCAGTCAGCTCAGGGTTTGCTCCTCCACCTTTCCCTCCAGTCAGACCTCCAATGATGCCTATGGATCCCCGAGGACCCTTCATGAGACGacccccttttcctccccctccccctgctGGCATCTACGGACCACGTGAATGTTTTCCAGTACGAGACATGGGGCTTCCACGCCCTCCACTGCCAA TGAGAAATCCATTTCCCATGAGATCCTTTCCTCACTATCCACCTCAGCGACCTGAATTCTTGCGTCCACCCCCACCTCCTGAAAACAGAATCGAGTCACCTCAGTCAAATACATCGGCCACAGAACAACCAGAACCACAACAAGAGACTTGA
- the MIA2 gene encoding melanoma inhibitory activity protein 2 isoform X3, giving the protein METAEAVASLPEDMRPGPDLYGFPWELVIAVSIAGAFTIFLFLYRSYQSVRSRLYVGREKQLADKIAELVEEKCKILEKLSLSKKELEDLELSLKDDNIMKESDASLFEETHEKLNKSNLELNQEIENLEKELEEEKSKQSENDKLVAEIQERLESLEKEAKSVQSQVAEAKSTLKVYQINTERLKTSLQDAIDENHQLQESEKQLLQEAEGWGERFSELNEQTKMFESSKADIEEVLKDKESQVKSLTQYLLKMKDWSSAVRDDDDAEDNHWDTDLKGETENGEHLDDQQKRTIKKLIYAAKLNACLKTMETERDQMYSKLSDESKAKGELTERIENLQSEQVSLQSENERLESEVQKLQQKLKVMTELYQENEMKLHRKLTVEERERLQKEEKLSKVDEKITHAAEELNSYRQRAKDLEEELERTIRSYQNQITSHEKKAHDNWLTARAAERQLNDIRKENAHNRQKLTEAEFKLDLLEKDPYALDVPVRPFREHSPYGPSPMGRPSSETRAFLSPPTLLEGPLRLSPMLPGAGGGRGSRGPGSTVMYEGSNERGDMSSDRLTDPHRPPSDTGSLSPPWDRERRIILPPSGEPYTDSVLPPRRQERFFPNPPNTGRLSGPAELRTYSMQSFEKTDGQTSSENSPLTEPTGNEMKDHSNLSNSLPDQLLASESEAVSSGFAPPPFPPVRPPMMPMDPRGPFMRRPPFPPPPPAGIYGPRECFPVRDMGLPRPPLPMRNPFPMRSFPHYPPQRPEFLRPPPPPENRIESPQSNTSATEQPEPQQET; this is encoded by the exons ATGGAAACGGCGGAG gctgTGGCATCACTGCCTGAAGACATGAGACCAGGACCTGATCTCTATGGTTTCCCTTGGGAACTAGTGATTGCTGTCAGCATCGCTGGAGCCTTTACAATTTTCCTGTTCCTATATAGAAGTTATCAGTCA gttaGAAGTCGACTTTATGTAG GAAGGGAAAAACAGCTTGCCGATAAAATTGCTGAACTAGTTGAAGAGAAGTGCAAAATTCTTGAGAAACTCAGCCTTAGCAAAAAAGAG ttggaagaTTTAGAATTGTCTCTAAAGGATGACAACATTATGAAAGAATCAGATGCGTCTCTttttgag GAAAcacatgaaaaactgaacaaatcAAACTTGGAACTCAACCAAGAAATAGAGAATCTGGAAAAggaactggaagaagaaaaatccaagCAATCAGAAAATGATAAATTG gtGGCTGAAATTCAGGAAAGACTGGAATCTTtggagaaagaagcaaaatctgTCCAATCCCAAGTTGCTGAG gcCAAGTCCACCCTAAAAGTATATCAGATTAATACAGAGAGACTCAAGACATCTCTTCAAGATGCCATAGATGAAAACCACCAGCTTCAGGAGAGTGAGAAGCAG CTTTTACAAGAAGCCGAAGGATGGGGTGAACGATTTAGTGAACTAAATGAACAAACTAAGATGTTTGAATCTTCTAAAGCAGATATAGAAGAAGTATTGAAAGATAAAGAGAGTCAAGTCAAG TCACTGACACAGTACTTGTTAAAGATGAAAGACTGGAGTTCAGCAGTCAGAGATGACGATGATGCTGAAGATAACCACTGGGACACTGATTTAAAGggtgaaacagaaaatggagagcATTTAG ATGATCAGCAAAAACGAACCATAAAGAAATTGATCTATGCTGCAAAG TTAAATGCTTGCTTAAAGACCATGGAAACAGAAAGAGATCAAATGTATTCAAAATTGTCTGATGAAAGTAAAGCTAAGGGAGAACTAACAG AGCGTATAGAAAACCTCCAAAGTGAACAGGTTTCCTTACAATCTGAAAATGAACGATTGGAAAGTGAAGTTCAAAAGCTTCAGCAGAAACTTAAAGTTATGACTGAGCTttatcaagaaaatgaaatgaaactacACAG aaaactgaCAGTAGAAGAGAGAGAACGcctacaaaaagaagaaaagctttctaaaGTAGATGAAAAAATTACTCATGCTGCTGAAGAACTAAACAGCTACAG ACAGAGAGCAAAAGATCTGGAAGAAGAGCTAGAACGAACCATTCGCTCTTATCAGAATCAG attaCCTCACATGAGAAGAAAGCTCATGATAATTGG CTGACAGCTCGTGCAGCTGAAAGACAACTCAATGatataagaaaagaaaacgCTCATAACAGACAAAA ATTAACTGAAGCAGAATTTAAACTTGACCTTTTAGAAAAAGATCCTTATGCTCTTGATGTTCCAGTTAGACCATTCAGAG AGCATTCCCCATATGGACCCTCACCAATGGGCCGGCCTTCATCTGAAACaagagcttttctttcccctccaaCTTTATTGGAGGGTCCTTTAAGGCTTTCACCTATGCTTCCaggtgcaggaggaggaagag GATCTAGAGGACCAGGATCGACTGTCATGTATGAAGGCAGCAATGAACGAGGAGACATGAGTTCTGATAGATTAACTGATCCCCACAGACCACCATCAGATACTGGATCCCTGTCTCCTCCCTGGGACAGAGAACGCAGAATAATTCTGCCTCCATCAG GTGAGCCTTATACTGATTCAGTTCTTCCTCCTCGAAGACAAGAAAGATTTTTCCCTAATCCTCCAAATACTGGAAGACTTTCTGGACCAGCAGAGCTGCGGACTTACAGTATGCAGTCTTTTGAGAAGACAG ATGGGCAAACATCTTCAGAAAATAGCCCGCTAACAGAACCAACTGGAAATGAGATGAAAGATCATTCTAATCTTAGC AACTCTCTCCCTGATCAGCTGCTGGCATCTGAAAGTGAAGCAGTCAGCTCAGGGTTTGCTCCTCCACCTTTCCCTCCAGTCAGACCTCCAATGATGCCTATGGATCCCCGAGGACCCTTCATGAGACGacccccttttcctccccctccccctgctGGCATCTACGGACCACGTGAATGTTTTCCAGTACGAGACATGGGGCTTCCACGCCCTCCACTGCCAA TGAGAAATCCATTTCCCATGAGATCCTTTCCTCACTATCCACCTCAGCGACCTGAATTCTTGCGTCCACCCCCACCTCCTGAAAACAGAATCGAGTCACCTCAGTCAAATACATCGGCCACAGAACAACCAGAACCACAACAAGAGACTTGA
- the MIA2 gene encoding melanoma inhibitory activity protein 2 isoform X2, whose translation MAAGGREDATGAADAGLWLGLRDAAQRCRRWAVEATRRAVASLPEDMRPGPDLYGFPWELVIAVSIAGAFTIFLFLYRSYQSVRSRLYVGREKQLADKIAELVEEKCKILEKLSLSKKELEDLELSLKDDNIMKESDASLFEETHEKLNKSNLELNQEIENLEKELEEEKSKQSENDKLVAEIQERLESLEKEAKSVQSQVAEAKSTLKVYQINTERLKTSLQDAIDENHQLQESEKQLLQEAEGWGERFSELNEQTKMFESSKADIEEVLKDKESQVKSLTQYLLKMKDWSSAVRDDDDAEDNHWDTDLKGETENGEHLDDQQKRTIKKLIYAAKLNACLKTMETERDQMYSKLSDESKAKGELTERIENLQSEQVSLQSENERLESEVQKLQQKLKVMTELYQENEMKLHRKLTVEERERLQKEEKLSKVDEKITHAAEELNSYRQRAKDLEEELERTIRSYQNQITSHEKKAHDNWLTARAAERQLNDIRKENAHNRQKLTEAEFKLDLLEKDPYALDVPVRPFREHSPYGPSPMGRPSSETRAFLSPPTLLEGPLRLSPMLPGAGGGRGSRGPGSTVMYEGSNERGDMSSDRLTDPHRPPSDTGSLSPPWDRERRIILPPSGEPYTDSVLPPRRQERFFPNPPNTGRLSGPAELRTYSMQSFEKTDGQTSSENSPLTEPTGNEMKDHSNLSNSLPDQLLASESEAVSSGFAPPPFPPVRPPMMPMDPRGPFMRRPPFPPPPPAGIYGPRECFPVRDMGLPRPPLPMRNPFPMRSFPHYPPQRPEFLRPPPPPENRIESPQSNTSATEQPEPQQET comes from the exons ATGGCTGCCGGCGGCCGAGAGGATGCGACGGGCGCCGCCGACGCCGGCCTCTGGCTGGGGCTGCGGGACGCGGCGCAGCGCTGCCGCCGGTGGGCCGTCGAGGCGACCCGCAGG gctgTGGCATCACTGCCTGAAGACATGAGACCAGGACCTGATCTCTATGGTTTCCCTTGGGAACTAGTGATTGCTGTCAGCATCGCTGGAGCCTTTACAATTTTCCTGTTCCTATATAGAAGTTATCAGTCA gttaGAAGTCGACTTTATGTAG GAAGGGAAAAACAGCTTGCCGATAAAATTGCTGAACTAGTTGAAGAGAAGTGCAAAATTCTTGAGAAACTCAGCCTTAGCAAAAAAGAG ttggaagaTTTAGAATTGTCTCTAAAGGATGACAACATTATGAAAGAATCAGATGCGTCTCTttttgag GAAAcacatgaaaaactgaacaaatcAAACTTGGAACTCAACCAAGAAATAGAGAATCTGGAAAAggaactggaagaagaaaaatccaagCAATCAGAAAATGATAAATTG gtGGCTGAAATTCAGGAAAGACTGGAATCTTtggagaaagaagcaaaatctgTCCAATCCCAAGTTGCTGAG gcCAAGTCCACCCTAAAAGTATATCAGATTAATACAGAGAGACTCAAGACATCTCTTCAAGATGCCATAGATGAAAACCACCAGCTTCAGGAGAGTGAGAAGCAG CTTTTACAAGAAGCCGAAGGATGGGGTGAACGATTTAGTGAACTAAATGAACAAACTAAGATGTTTGAATCTTCTAAAGCAGATATAGAAGAAGTATTGAAAGATAAAGAGAGTCAAGTCAAG TCACTGACACAGTACTTGTTAAAGATGAAAGACTGGAGTTCAGCAGTCAGAGATGACGATGATGCTGAAGATAACCACTGGGACACTGATTTAAAGggtgaaacagaaaatggagagcATTTAG ATGATCAGCAAAAACGAACCATAAAGAAATTGATCTATGCTGCAAAG TTAAATGCTTGCTTAAAGACCATGGAAACAGAAAGAGATCAAATGTATTCAAAATTGTCTGATGAAAGTAAAGCTAAGGGAGAACTAACAG AGCGTATAGAAAACCTCCAAAGTGAACAGGTTTCCTTACAATCTGAAAATGAACGATTGGAAAGTGAAGTTCAAAAGCTTCAGCAGAAACTTAAAGTTATGACTGAGCTttatcaagaaaatgaaatgaaactacACAG aaaactgaCAGTAGAAGAGAGAGAACGcctacaaaaagaagaaaagctttctaaaGTAGATGAAAAAATTACTCATGCTGCTGAAGAACTAAACAGCTACAG ACAGAGAGCAAAAGATCTGGAAGAAGAGCTAGAACGAACCATTCGCTCTTATCAGAATCAG attaCCTCACATGAGAAGAAAGCTCATGATAATTGG CTGACAGCTCGTGCAGCTGAAAGACAACTCAATGatataagaaaagaaaacgCTCATAACAGACAAAA ATTAACTGAAGCAGAATTTAAACTTGACCTTTTAGAAAAAGATCCTTATGCTCTTGATGTTCCAGTTAGACCATTCAGAG AGCATTCCCCATATGGACCCTCACCAATGGGCCGGCCTTCATCTGAAACaagagcttttctttcccctccaaCTTTATTGGAGGGTCCTTTAAGGCTTTCACCTATGCTTCCaggtgcaggaggaggaagag GATCTAGAGGACCAGGATCGACTGTCATGTATGAAGGCAGCAATGAACGAGGAGACATGAGTTCTGATAGATTAACTGATCCCCACAGACCACCATCAGATACTGGATCCCTGTCTCCTCCCTGGGACAGAGAACGCAGAATAATTCTGCCTCCATCAG GTGAGCCTTATACTGATTCAGTTCTTCCTCCTCGAAGACAAGAAAGATTTTTCCCTAATCCTCCAAATACTGGAAGACTTTCTGGACCAGCAGAGCTGCGGACTTACAGTATGCAGTCTTTTGAGAAGACAG ATGGGCAAACATCTTCAGAAAATAGCCCGCTAACAGAACCAACTGGAAATGAGATGAAAGATCATTCTAATCTTAGC AACTCTCTCCCTGATCAGCTGCTGGCATCTGAAAGTGAAGCAGTCAGCTCAGGGTTTGCTCCTCCACCTTTCCCTCCAGTCAGACCTCCAATGATGCCTATGGATCCCCGAGGACCCTTCATGAGACGacccccttttcctccccctccccctgctGGCATCTACGGACCACGTGAATGTTTTCCAGTACGAGACATGGGGCTTCCACGCCCTCCACTGCCAA TGAGAAATCCATTTCCCATGAGATCCTTTCCTCACTATCCACCTCAGCGACCTGAATTCTTGCGTCCACCCCCACCTCCTGAAAACAGAATCGAGTCACCTCAGTCAAATACATCGGCCACAGAACAACCAGAACCACAACAAGAGACTTGA